The proteins below are encoded in one region of Colletotrichum lupini chromosome 5, complete sequence:
- a CDS encoding copper amine oxidase: MDTMAPPTAVAPQGARYSVDAERKYVEWMGWSFYVGFNRDTGMALYDIRYKGQRILYELGLQEALAHYAGSDPTQSHVAYLDTYYGFGPFAFELLKGYDCPSYATYLNSSFYVSESTHTHLNSICLFEFDADYPMARHSSQDYVTATKNVYFTIRSVSTVGNYDYMFSYSFFLDGSVAVEVRASGYIQAAFYAKNDGYGFKIHDQLSGSMHDHVVNFKADFDIFGTENTVQRMHQVPTTQVYPWSKGKAFNTMKVEREFIENEDQGRFDWSYNNQDQLFVLNQDVKNKHGEYRAYRILPYTGAAHLTVKDSNILKNSAKWAVNDIMVSKRKDTEPRSSHPYNNQDTENPPINFDAFFDGESLNQTDLVMWLNLGMHHVPHTGDLPTTVFTTAHSGIQFMPANYFDIGPNVETVNMVRINYSNGTTTDVLTFNAETDTCALDYEPTQADLWTYKGDVVVRKFPYLPDDPYYDTDSI; the protein is encoded by the exons ATGGACACCATGGCTCCTCCAACTGCGGTTGCTCCCCAAGGTGCCAGATACTCTGTCGACGCTGAGAGGAAGTATGTTGAGTGGATGGGCTGGTCATTCTATGTCGGCTTCAACAGAGATACCGGCATGGCTCTCTATGACATTCGCTACAAGGGTCAGAGGATCTTGTACGAACTTGGTCTCCAGGAAGCTTTGGCTCACTATGCCG GAAGCGATCCCACCCAGTCTCATGTGGCATACCTTGATACTTACTACGGTTTTGGCCCGTTTGCGTTTGAACTGCTGAAGGGATACGACTGTCCCTCATATGCCACCTATCTCAACTCATCTTTCTACGTTTCCGAGTCAACGCACACGCACCTGAACAGCATCTGCTTGTTTGAGTTCGACGCCGACTACCCCATGGCTCGTCACTCGTCTCAGGACTACGTCACAGCCACCAAGAATGTCTACTTCACCATTCGTTCCGTCTCAACGGTTGGCAATTATGACTACATGTTCAGCTACAGCTTTTTCCTCGACGGCAGCGTCGCGGTAGAAGTCCGTGCCTCCGGCTACATCCAAGCCGCATTCTACGCCAAGAACGACGGCTACGGCTTCAAAATCCACGATCAGCTGTCTGGCAGCATGCACGACCACGTGGTCAACTTCAAGGCTGACTTTGACATCTTTGGCACCGAAAACACGGTCCAGCGCATGCACCAGGTCCCCACGACGCAAGTCTACCCCTGGTCCAAGGGCAAGGCGTTCAACACCATGAAGGTGGAGCGCGAGTTCATCGAGAACGAGGACCAGGGCCGCTTTGATTGGAGCTACAACAACCAGGACCAACTCTTTGTGCTTAACCAGGACGTCAAAAACAAGCACGGCGAGTACCGCGCCTATCGCATCCTGCCGTACACCGGCGCCGCGCATCTGACTGTCAAGGACTCGAATATTCTCAAGAACTCCGCTAAGTGGGCAGTTAACGACATCATGGTGTCGAAGCGCAAGGACACGGAGCCCCGCAGCAGTCACCCATACAACAATCAAGACACTGAGAACCCGCCGATCAACTTTGATGCGTTCTTTGACGGCGAGAGCCTCAACCAGACTGACCTCGTGATGTGGCTCAACCTGGGCATGCATCACGTCCCTCATACT GGTGACCTTCCCACTACCGTCTTCACTACGGCTCACTCCGGAATTCAATTC ATGCCTGCAAACTACTTCGACATTGGCCCGAACGTGGAGACGGTCAACATGGTCCGCATCAATTACTCCAACGGCACCACGACAGACGTCCTCACCTTCAACGCTGAGACGGACACATGTGCGCTCGACTACGAGCCTACGCAGGCTGATCTGTGGACTTACAAAGGCGATGTGGTTGTTCGCAAGTTCCCCTACTTGCCGGATGACCCCTACTATGACACGGATAGCATCTAG
- a CDS encoding fungal cellulose binding domain-containing protein, with protein MKFFSRSGALAALLATTSLLDGAAAQSPTPVVLTDSKTGIIFDTWSATSAQTAGGMTYGFALPQNALTTDANEFVGYLQCASKNGQGTGWCGISLGGSMTNKLLLMAWPSGSDILTSFRWATGYVMPDVYAGDAKLTQISSTINATHYTLIYRCQNCFNWNHNGATGSVSTSAGSLVLGWAQAFTSPTNPTCPASVNLVQHDNQGIHGAALDANAANPSYSAWAALATKTVTGSCGGATTTSAPPSTTTTKAPTGPTGVPVPSGTYDYIVIGAGAGGIPLADKLSEAGKSVLLIEKGPPSSGRWGGTMKPTWLEGTNLTRFDVPGLCNQIWRDSAGIACQDTDQMAGCVLGGGTAINAALWWKPYAQDWDYNFPAGWKSTDVAAATSRVFSRIPGTTTPSQDGKVYLTNGFNAIAGGLRTAGWSELDLNANPNSKNRTFGKTPYMYSGGERGGPMATYLLTASKRSNFKLWTKTAVKRVVRTGGHITGIEVEPYLDGGYTGTVNVTNISGRVILSAGTFGSAKLLLRSGIGPQDQLEIVKSSTDGPTMISNASWINLPVGYNLEDHTNTDTVVTHPDVQFYDFYEAYTDPNVTDKNLYLQKRSGILAQSAPNIGPLFFEEIKGADGITRQMQYTARMEGSLGAPDGKTITISQYLGRGATSRGRMTIQANLGTVVSTVPYLRDQNDVEAVIKGLENLQTSLKSVANLVWNFPPPGTTVRDYVNNMLVSYSNRRANHWIGTNKLGTSDGRSKGDSVVDVNTKVYGTDNLFVVDASIFPGMVTTNPSSYIVVSAEHAAAKILALATSTAQPLYGQCGGSTWNGSFQCATGLKCTIKDAYYSQCGMAEQSPVTSQRNLDLTSAPAVAGGSSFGRVSRNWTRLSCSASPSRGVFADSFAVTIVARRYPPRHHNACPR; from the exons ATGAAGTTCTTCAGCCGTTCTGGTGCTCTGGCAGCACTCCTGGCCACAACATCTC TCCTCGATGGAGCTGCCGCCCAATCCCCCACACCGGTTGTCTTGACCGACTCCAAAACCGGCATTATCTTCGACACTTGGTCCGCAACGAGCGCTCAAACGGCCGGGGGCATGACATACGGTTTCGCTCTGCCTCAAAATGCGTTGACGACAGACGCCAACGAATTCGTTGGCTATCTC CAATGCGCTTCCAAGAACGGCCAGGGCACTGGCTGGTGCGGTATCTCCCTTGGCGGATCGATGACCAACAAGCTACTTCTCATGGCATGGCCCAGTGGCTCTGATATCTTGACATCGTTCCGCTGGGCAACGGGCTATGTGATGCCAGACGTCTATGCAGGCGACGCCAAGCTCACACAAATCTCGTCCACTATCAACGCGACACACTACACCCTCATCTACCGGTGCCAGAACTGCTTCAATTGGAACCATAACGGTGCCACTGGCAGTGTCTCGACGAGTGCGGGCTCTCTCGTTCTAGGATGGGCGCAGGCATTCACCAGCCCGACCAACCCCACGTGCCCTGCTTCTGTCAACCTGGTTCAGCATGACAACCAAGGCATCCATGGCGCCGCTCTCGATGCCAACGCTGCGAACCCCTCGTACTCTGCATGGGCCGCTTTGGCGACCAAGACTGTCACGGGAAGCTGTGGTGGCGCCACTACAACTTCGGCGCCACCCTCTACCACCACTACGAAGGCACCCACTGGACCTACCGGTGTTCCCGTTCCCTCTGGCACGTACGACTACATTGTCATCGGAGCAGGAGCTGGTGGCATTCCCTTGGCCGACAAGCTGAGTGAGGCTGGCAAGAGCGTCTTATTGATCGAGAAGGGGCCGCCATCTTCTGGCAGATGGGGTGGCACCATGAAGCCGACCTGGCTAGAGGGTACCAACCTGACCAGGTTCGATGTCCCCGGCCTTTGCAACCAGATCTGGCGCGACTCTGCCGGCATTGCCTGCCAGGATACTGACCAGATGGCGGGTTGTGTTCTGGGTGGAGGCACCGCCATCAACGCCGCTCTTTGGTGGAAG CCATATGCCCAAGACTGGGACTACAACTTCCCGGCAGGATGGAAGTCAACCGATGTCGCTGCCGCCACAAGCCGGGTCTTCTCTCGCATCCCCGGCACCACGACACCATCTCAAGACGGCAAGGTCTACCTGACGAATGGCTTCAATGCTATTGCCGGCGGACTTCGCACTGCCGGATGGTCGGAACTTGACCTTAATGCGAACCCAAACTCCAAGAACCGCACGTTCGGCAAGACGCCGTACATGTACTCTGGCGGAGAACGCGGTGGCCCCATGGCGACGTACCTTCTCACAGCAAGCAAGCGCAGCAACTTCAAGCTGTGGACCAAGACGGCCGTCAAACGTGTTGTCCGGACTGGTGGGCACATCACCGGCATCGAAGTCGAGCCGTACTTGGACGGTGGATACACCGGAACGGTCAACGTGACTAACATCTCGGGCCGAGTGATTCTTTCCGCAGGAACCTTTGGCAGTGCCAAGCTTCTTCTTCGCAGCGGCATTGGCCCACAAGATCAGCTCGAGATCGTCAAGAGCTCCACTGACGGGCCTACCATGATCTCCAATGCATCTTGGATCAACCTGCCTGTCGGATACAACCTGGAAGATCACACCAAC ACCGATACCGTCGTCACGCATCCCGACGTGCAGTTCTATGACTTCTACGAAGCGTACACTGACCCCAACGTCACGGACAAGAATCTCTATTTGCAGAAGAGAAGCGGCATTCTGGCCCAGTCTGCGCCCAACATTGGCCCTCT TTTCTTCGAGGAGATCAAGGGTGCCGATGGCATCACTCGGCAGATGCAATACACGGCCCGCATGGAGGGCAGTCTCGGTGCCCCCGATGGCA AAACCATCACCATCAGCCAATACCTCGGCCGTGGCGCAACTTCACGCGGCAGAATGACCATACAGGCCAACCTCGGCACCGTCGTGTCTACCGTACCCTACCTTCGCGATCAGAACGATGTCGAGGCCGTCATCAAGGGCCTTGAGAATCTGCAGACCTCCCTCAAGAGCGTGGCCAACCTTGTCTGGAACTTCCCTCCGCCGGGTACGACGGTCAGAGACTATGTCAACAATATGCTAGTCTCGTACTCGAACCGTCGCGCAAACCACTGGATTG GTACGAACAAACTTGGGACGAGTGACGGTCGCAGCAAAGGCGATTCTGTCGTTGACGTCAACACCAAGGTGTACGGCACAGATAACCTCTTCGTCGTTGATGCCAGCATCTTCCCCGGGATGGTCACCACTAACCCGTCATCGTACATTGTGGTCTCGGCCGAACACGCCGCCGCCAAGATTCTTGCCCTCGCGACCTCGACAGCGCAGCCGCTTTATGGGCAGTGTGGGGGATCGACATGGAATGGCAGCTTCCAGTGTGCTACTGGGCTGAAGTGCACCATCAAGGACGCCTACTACTCTCAG TGTGGGATGGCCGAGCAGTCACCAGTTACGAGCCAGAGAAACCTTGATTTAACCTCGGCGCCGGCCGTGGCGGGGGGCAGTTCGTTCGGGCGCGTCTCTCGTAACTGGACTAGACTAAGCTGTAGCGCATCTCCATCTCGGGGTGTCTTCGCCGACAGCTTCGCCGTTACTATCGTCGCGCGACGATACCCGCCCCGCCATCACAACGCTTGTCCAAGATGA
- a CDS encoding arabinosidase, with protein MIKRLDVPESIANLFLLSSRVPQHPPDSLHLPCTTMPSLKSLLLLGASLAATSVQASPIQSLDFSGTSLAPRADPSLTGYLGAFFLGADPYVYLYLSNGNNPTSFRALNSGAPVIRPTKGTGGVRDPAIVVGGGAEKGKKWYIVGTDLDIAKTTWDAAQRQGSKGIFVWESTDLVNWSNERLVVVENSSAGMVWAPEAIWDAAKGQYLVHWASKFYPASDPNHTGSPGAIVIRYAYTSDFKTFSAPQTYIDKSPTNIIDLNILPTGTDGKSFVRFLKDESLKTVFVEVSTTGLFGTWTRPGGSSAVIASGVEGPASYWDNQVAGKAHVLLDFYGDDGYRPYETTNVASNSGWTASSRTGFPSGLRHGGVLPVNQTIYDALGKRWG; from the exons ATGATAAAAAGACTCGACGTCCCCGAGTCCATTGCGAACCTGTTCCTCCTCTCCTCTCGTGTGCCTCAGCATCCTCCTGACTCTCTCCACCTCCCTTGCACAACGATGCCCTCTCTCAAatccctcctccttctcggcGCAAGCCTGGCCGCGACCTCGGTCCAGGCTTCGCCCATCCAGTCTCTCGACTTCAGCGGCACCTCCCTCGCGCCTCGCGCCGACCCGAGTCTGACGGGCTACCTCGGTGCCTTCTTCCTCGGCGCGGACCCTTACGTATACCTGTACCTCTCCAACGGCAACAACCCGACCTCGTTCCGTGCGCTCAACTCTGGTGCGCCTGTGATTCGGCCGACCAAGGGGACGGGCGGTGTGCGCGACCCTGCCATTGTTGTGGGCGGTGGCGCGGAGAAGGGGAAGAAGTGGTATATTGTCGGTACAGACTTGGATATCGCAAAG ACTACTTGGGATGCGGCCCAGAGACAGGGGTCCAAGGGCATTTTTGTCTGGGAGAGCACGGATCTCGTCAACTGGAGCAACGAGAGACTCGTTGTTGTTGAGAACTCCAGCGCCGGCATGGTGTGGGCTCCCGAGGCCATTTGGGATGCTGCCAAGGGCCAGTACCTCGTACACTGGGCCTCCAAGTTT TACCCCGCCTCGGACCCGAACCACACCGGCAGCCCCGGCGCCATCGTGATCCGCTACGCCTACACCTCGGACTTCAAGACCTTCTCCGCCCCGCAGACCTACATCGACAAGTCCCCCACCAACATCATCGACCTCAACATCCTGCCCACCGGCACCGACGGCAAGTCCTTTGTGCGCTTCCTCAAGGACGAGTCCCTCAAGACCGTCTTCGTCGAAGTCTCGACCACCGGCCTGTTCGGTACCTGGACCCGTCCCGGCGGTAGCTCTGCTGTCATCGCCAGCGGTGTCGAGGGCCCTGCTTCGTACTGGGATAACCAGGTTGCGGGCAAGGCGCATGTTTTGCTTGATTTCTATGGCGATGACGGGTATAGGCCGTATGAGACGACGAATGTGGCGAGTAACTCGGGGTGGACTGCTAGTTCGCGGACTGGGTTCCCTAGTGGGTTGAGGCATGGTGGTGTTTTGCCTGTTAACCAGACTATTTACGATGCTTTGGGAAAGCGTTGGGGTTAA
- a CDS encoding tat pathway signal sequence, whose amino-acid sequence MSFTTSSSVTLPVPVVDDVHHDIQIKPGDENSSELNLTPPTKVFFPPSSNSSTHTLVVPDGAPSQPPTPPASSSSVDDTDDEEDEIPVPSKKGNRPYRYLRWNFGSVYRRIFSLAFFGNIAALIFVIIRSLIGGIPLTPQTCATAVSANILVALFIRNEHTVNALFKLFVLFPSAKAPLSIRRTFAKIYSYGGIHSGCGVASFFWFIAFLVVLTAQLKNPSNAVRAYILLDSYLICALLAAIIGFAHPRARVLLHNWFEGTHRFLGWSVIVFFWALVLMLAADDSTTAGTPYAVSLILTPSFWMLIVITLLVAYPWTRLRLRDVEAEAMSNHVVKLNFNYADVHYGQAVRLTDAPLRETHAFAVIPNPAAPSTDVEKAQSTGGLSNAGKKGFSVLVSNAGDWTNKIIKNPPKKIWTRGVPQYGVLRVAGLFEPCIVIATGSGIGPCLSLFVQRPDHPVRIIWSTQRPAETYGQAVIDALYRADPDAVIIDTKKTGRPDLVAITYRIWENSRRQALGLAQNEGVPTTKTSKKKMGPCEAVVIISNQKVTRKVVYGLESRGIPAYGAIFDS is encoded by the coding sequence ATGTCTTTCACAACATCTTCTTCAGTCACACTACCAGTGCCCGTTGTAGATGATGTTCACCACGACATTCAAATCAAGCCCGGCGACGAGAACAGTTCCGAGCTCAACTTGACGCCGCCGACTAAAGTCTTCTTCCCGCCGAGCAGCAACTCATCAACGCATACTCTCGTAGTCCCTGATGGCGCTCCTTCTCAACCCCCGACTCCCCCTGCATCAAGTAGCTCAGTCGATGACACtgacgacgaagaagacgagATTCCCGTTCCCTCAAAGAAGGGCAACCGTCCTTACCGATACCTGCGCTGGAACTTCGGCTCCGTCTACAGACGCATCTTCAGTCTCGCGTTCTTTGGAAACATCGCCGCTCTCATCTTCGTCATCATCCGCTCCCTCATCGGAGGCATCCCGCTCACGCCCCAAACTTGCGCCACAGCCGTCTCAGCAAACATCCTCGTCGCCCTCTTCATCCGCAACGAGCACACGGTCAACGCTCTCTTCAAACTCTTCGTCCTCTTCCCATCTGCGAAGGCACCCCTCAGCATCCGCCGCACCTTTGCCAAAATCTACTCATACGGCGGCATCCACAGCGGCTGCGGTGTGGCCTCCTTCTTCTGGTTCATTGCgttcctcgtcgtcctcaCGGCCCAGCTCAAGAACCCATCAAACGCCGTGCGAGCCTACATCCTCCTCGACAGCTACCTCATCTGCGCCCTTCTCGCTGCCATCATTGGCTTCGCACACCCCAGGGCCCGTGTCCTTCTTCACAATTGGTTCGAGGGGACCCATCGCTTCTTGGGCTGGTCCGTCATCGTATTCTTCTGGGCCCTTGTCCTGATGCTCGCCGCGGACGACAGCACCACGGCCGGTACCCCTTACGCCGTATCTCTCATCCTGACGCCGTCATTCTGGATGCTCATCGTCATCACCCTCCTGGTCGCGTACCCCTGGACCCGTCTCCGCCTGCGCGATGTCGAAGCCGAGGCAATGTCAAACCACGTTGTCAAGCTCAACTTCAACTACGCAGACGTTCACTACGGCCAAGCCGTCCGCCTCACCGACGCGCCCCTCCGCGAGACCCACGCTTTCGCCGTGATCCCAAACCCCGCCGCCCCATCCACCGACGTCGAGAAGGCCCAGTCAACAGGTGGCCTATCCAACGCTGGCAAGAAGGGTTTCTCCGTTCTCGTCTCGAATGCGGGCGACTGGACCAACAAGATCATCAAGAATCCGCCAAAAAAGATCTGGACCCGTGGCGTTCCGCAGTACGGCGTTCTGCGCGTGGCCGGTCTCTTTGAGCCGTGCATCGTCATCGCTACGGGTTCGGGAATCGGACCGTGCCTGAGTCTCTTCGTGCAGAGGCCAGATCACCCCGTGCGCATCATCTGGTCGACGCAGCGGCCGGCCGAGACATATGGTCAGGCCGTCATCGATGCGCTCTACCGTGCCGACCCGGACGCCGTCATCATTGATACCAAGAAGACGGGCCGGCCTGACTTGGTTGCGATCACGTATCGCATCTGGGAGAATAGTCGTCGCCAGGCTCTGGGTCTTGCGCAGAATGAGGGTGTTCCCACGACGAAGACGAGCAAGAAGAAGATGGGACCCTGCGAAGCCGTTGTCATTATTTCGAACCAAAAGGTGACGAGGAAGGTTGTATATGGACTTGAGAGCAGGGGTATTCCCGCATACGGCGCCATCTTCGATTCATAG